The Halanaerobium praevalens DSM 2228 genome contains a region encoding:
- a CDS encoding gluconeogenesis factor YvcK family protein: MNLPKWFFPGLGVKRWFLVIIFAFILISLGITPLFGFDLSVYITNSLLIMLNDLFGANAKFILKLTALLMLISGISLTYYSLVKIRSELNTHITPNGEILDLLYQNRKTNKGPEIVAFGGGTGLSNLLRGLKKKSDNLTAVVTVADDGGSSGRLRAEMGILPPGDIRNCLVALADREPLMEELFQHRFQAEGGLEGHSFGNLYIAAMTEVLGDFEEAIRASSKVLAIKGKVLPATNEDIKLGAIYHDQKKIMGESAIPIFDKQINNVFLYPENASTTPEVKESIQNADVIVIGPGSLYTSILPNLLVKGISQEIKKTKALKLYICNVMTQPGETDNYTAADHAQAIIDHCGQGVFDYIIVNNCQGTKQLRKKYEAEGAYPVKIDHKRLKKLGLKVIEANLLKKNSYLRHDPEALSELIYDLNKKYN, translated from the coding sequence ATGAACCTGCCCAAATGGTTTTTTCCAGGCTTGGGAGTAAAAAGATGGTTTTTAGTAATCATTTTTGCTTTTATATTAATTAGTTTAGGTATTACCCCTTTATTTGGTTTTGATCTTAGTGTTTATATTACAAATAGTTTATTAATAATGTTAAATGACTTATTTGGTGCAAATGCCAAATTTATTTTAAAATTAACTGCTTTACTGATGTTAATTAGTGGAATTTCTTTAACTTATTATTCTTTAGTAAAAATAAGATCAGAACTAAATACTCATATAACCCCTAATGGAGAAATTTTAGATTTACTCTATCAAAATAGAAAAACAAATAAGGGGCCAGAAATTGTTGCTTTTGGTGGGGGGACTGGGCTTTCTAATTTATTAAGAGGTTTAAAGAAAAAGAGTGATAATTTGACAGCAGTCGTCACAGTTGCTGATGATGGTGGTAGTTCTGGTAGATTAAGAGCTGAAATGGGAATTTTACCTCCAGGTGATATCCGAAACTGTTTAGTTGCTTTAGCTGATCGCGAACCTTTAATGGAAGAATTATTTCAGCATCGTTTTCAGGCAGAAGGTGGTTTAGAAGGACATAGTTTTGGTAATTTATATATTGCTGCAATGACTGAAGTATTAGGTGATTTTGAGGAAGCAATAAGAGCTTCTAGTAAAGTTCTAGCAATTAAAGGTAAAGTTTTACCAGCTACAAATGAAGATATAAAATTGGGAGCAATTTATCATGATCAAAAAAAAATAATGGGTGAATCTGCTATTCCAATTTTTGATAAGCAGATAAATAATGTTTTTTTATATCCTGAAAATGCTAGTACTACTCCTGAGGTAAAAGAATCTATTCAAAATGCAGATGTAATTGTGATTGGACCGGGCAGTCTTTATACAAGTATTTTACCTAATTTATTAGTTAAAGGTATTAGTCAAGAAATAAAGAAAACAAAGGCCTTAAAATTATATATATGTAATGTAATGACTCAGCCTGGTGAGACTGATAATTATACAGCAGCTGACCATGCTCAAGCGATAATTGATCATTGTGGTCAAGGTGTTTTTGATTATATTATAGTTAATAATTGTCAGGGTACTAAGCAATTAAGGAAAAAGTATGAAGCAGAAGGTGCTTATCCTGTGAAAATAGATCACAAACGTTTAAAAAAATTAGGGCTTAAAGTTATAGAAGCCAATCTCTTAAAAAAGAATAGTTATTTAAGACATGATCCAGAAGCTTTGTCAGAATTAATTTATGATTTAAATAAAAAATATAATTAA
- a CDS encoding sugar-binding transcriptional regulator, giving the protein MNKLLKIQQKIVPEIVETAQQRYNILRGIYYNQPIGRRALARILGLSERTIRNDLEFFEKNAFIRITPAGTQITRIGEEFLKELDEYIKELRDISHLEKKLQKILGIQKVKLVNGVVAAGDLKAEIGRMASKFLQQEIENGDILAVTGGTTLAQIAAEMSYSTEAREVTVVPGRGGLGEDVEIQANTIAAKIAKKIGGTYHLLHIPDNIAEENIYYLTKEPSIKKTLEILKQANILIHGVGTAKNMAKRRGMKKNEIKDLVEAGAVGEAFGFYFNSLGEIIYSTTSVGLNLDDLEATKKVIVVAGGEDKAEAIIAAVSSKYQDILITDEITARKIISLQGGEAKNRLKNKNQ; this is encoded by the coding sequence ATGAATAAATTGTTAAAAATTCAGCAAAAAATTGTGCCAGAAATTGTAGAAACTGCTCAACAAAGATATAATATTCTACGGGGAATTTATTATAATCAACCAATTGGCAGAAGAGCTTTAGCCAGAATTCTGGGTCTTAGTGAAAGAACTATTCGCAATGATTTAGAATTTTTCGAAAAAAATGCTTTTATTCGAATAACTCCAGCTGGCACTCAGATAACTAGAATTGGAGAAGAATTTTTAAAAGAATTAGATGAATATATCAAGGAACTCAGAGATATAAGTCATTTAGAAAAAAAATTACAGAAAATTCTGGGGATCCAAAAAGTTAAACTAGTTAATGGAGTTGTGGCAGCAGGAGACTTGAAGGCAGAGATTGGGCGGATGGCCTCAAAATTTCTGCAGCAGGAAATCGAAAATGGAGATATACTTGCTGTAACTGGAGGTACAACTTTAGCTCAAATAGCAGCAGAAATGAGTTATAGTACTGAAGCCAGAGAGGTAACAGTAGTCCCTGGTAGAGGTGGTTTGGGTGAAGATGTAGAAATCCAAGCAAATACAATTGCTGCCAAAATAGCAAAAAAAATTGGTGGTACTTATCATTTGCTCCATATACCAGATAATATAGCTGAAGAAAATATTTATTATTTAACTAAAGAGCCATCCATCAAAAAAACTTTAGAGATTTTAAAACAAGCTAATATTTTAATTCATGGTGTGGGAACTGCCAAAAATATGGCGAAACGTAGAGGTATGAAAAAAAATGAAATCAAAGACTTAGTTGAAGCGGGAGCAGTTGGAGAAGCTTTTGGCTTTTATTTTAACTCACTTGGGGAAATAATTTATTCAACAACAAGTGTTGGGTTGAATCTAGATGACCTTGAGGCAACTAAAAAAGTTATAGTTGTTGCTGGGGGGGAAGATAAAGCAGAAGCAATAATAGCTGCAGTTTCTTCTAAGTATCAAGATATTTTAATTACTGATGAAATTACAGCACGAAAGATTATCTCTTTACAGGGAGGTGAGGCCAAAAATAGGCTTAAAAATAAAAATCAGTAG
- the whiA gene encoding DNA-binding protein WhiA translates to MSFTDQVKEELTHKDKYSYSEQLSELAALIRVDGSIQISNKHLAVKVTLYQGNLARRIYSLIKKRFGFNIEIRIRQDKRFNLSHSYDLIVTPQPGVREFLMELGFLTPANNLVFHIKEEYLNSRKLSQAYLRGIFLGGGSVNGPQSEYHLEFRCEKESLAEDLKLILAKFNLTAHQTEHKGYYVIYFKSYAEVIKVLNIIGAHKTILKMENDHIVKELKNDVNRRVNFETANLEKSVAAALDQLEYIDLIEREKGLETLSPGLQEMAELRRENPYASLKELGEILNLSKSGVNHRLRRIKKIAKNLT, encoded by the coding sequence ATGTCTTTTACTGATCAAGTAAAAGAAGAGTTAACACATAAAGATAAATATAGTTATTCAGAACAACTATCAGAACTTGCTGCTTTGATTAGGGTTGATGGTTCAATACAAATTTCAAATAAACATTTAGCAGTAAAAGTTACTTTATATCAGGGTAATTTGGCTCGTAGAATTTATTCTTTAATTAAAAAACGTTTTGGTTTTAATATAGAAATTAGAATTAGACAAGATAAAAGATTTAATCTGAGCCATAGTTATGATCTGATTGTAACTCCTCAACCAGGAGTGAGAGAATTTTTAATGGAGTTAGGATTTTTAACTCCAGCTAATAATCTTGTTTTTCATATTAAAGAAGAGTATCTAAATTCGAGGAAATTATCACAAGCTTATTTAAGAGGAATATTTTTAGGTGGGGGTTCAGTTAATGGACCTCAAAGTGAATATCATTTAGAGTTTCGCTGTGAAAAAGAAAGTTTGGCTGAAGATTTAAAATTAATATTGGCTAAGTTTAATTTAACAGCTCATCAGACTGAGCATAAAGGATATTATGTTATTTATTTTAAAAGTTATGCTGAAGTAATAAAAGTTTTAAATATAATTGGAGCTCATAAAACAATTTTAAAGATGGAGAATGATCATATAGTAAAAGAATTAAAAAATGATGTAAATCGCAGAGTTAACTTCGAAACTGCTAATTTAGAAAAATCAGTTGCAGCAGCTTTAGACCAATTAGAGTATATTGACCTTATAGAAAGAGAAAAGGGTTTAGAGACCTTAAGCCCCGGTTTACAAGAAATGGCAGAGTTAAGACGAGAAAATCCTTATGCTTCCTTAAAAGAATTAGGAGAAATTTTGAATTTAAGTAAATCAGGTGTAAATCATCGTTTAAGAAGAATTAAAAAAATAGCTAAAAATTTAACTTGA
- the gap gene encoding type I glyceraldehyde-3-phosphate dehydrogenase, whose translation MKKVAINGFGRIGRGYLRLVEERGEDIEIVAINDLVNVENLAYLLKYDSVHGRFDGTVEIKGDDALVVNGKEIKVTAVKDPADLPWAENNIDVVIESTGVFRHKEQLMKHIEAGAKKVILTVPAKDEIDSTIVLGVNDDDLSEDDLIVSNASCTTNCLAPLAKALNDEFGIEKGLITTVHGYTSSQAILDMPASKTRRGRTAAENIIPTTTGAAIATTKVMPELDGKIDGMAIRVPVPNGSCVDGVFTLSQDVTVEEVNAMFKKKAEGEMKGILGYTEDELVSRDIMGQFESSKIDAQSTMVVNGNMVKVISWYDNELSYTNRVVDLTLKL comes from the coding sequence ATGAAAAAAGTAGCAATTAATGGTTTTGGTCGTATTGGTAGAGGATACTTAAGGTTAGTAGAAGAAAGAGGAGAAGATATTGAAATCGTTGCAATTAACGATTTAGTAAATGTTGAAAATTTAGCGTATTTACTTAAGTATGATTCTGTACATGGTCGTTTTGATGGTACAGTAGAAATCAAAGGTGATGATGCATTAGTAGTTAACGGTAAAGAGATAAAAGTAACTGCTGTTAAAGATCCTGCAGATTTACCATGGGCCGAAAATAATATTGATGTTGTTATCGAATCAACAGGTGTATTCCGCCATAAAGAACAGTTAATGAAGCATATTGAAGCTGGTGCTAAGAAAGTTATTTTAACTGTACCTGCTAAAGATGAAATAGATAGTACTATAGTTTTAGGAGTTAATGATGATGATCTTTCTGAAGATGATTTAATTGTTTCTAATGCTTCTTGTACTACAAACTGTTTAGCTCCTTTAGCTAAAGCTCTTAATGATGAATTCGGAATTGAAAAAGGTTTAATTACTACAGTTCACGGTTATACTTCTAGTCAGGCAATTTTGGATATGCCAGCTAGCAAAACTAGAAGAGGTAGAACAGCTGCCGAAAATATTATTCCTACAACTACAGGTGCTGCTATTGCAACAACCAAAGTAATGCCTGAACTAGATGGTAAAATTGATGGAATGGCTATTAGAGTTCCAGTACCTAATGGTTCTTGTGTTGATGGAGTCTTTACTTTAAGTCAAGATGTAACTGTAGAAGAAGTAAATGCAATGTTTAAAAAGAAAGCAGAAGGTGAAATGAAAGGTATCTTAGGCTATACTGAAGATGAATTAGTATCTAGAGATATTATGGGACAATTTGAGTCTTCTAAAATAGATGCTCAATCCACTATGGTAGTTAATGGTAATATGGTTAAAGTTATTTCTTGGTATGATAATGAATTAAGTTATACAAATAGAGTTGTTGACTTAACTTTAAAACTATAA